A stretch of DNA from Cellulomonas xiejunii:
GCTGGACGTGGGGTCGCAGCGGAGCCCGGGCGCGCCCCGGCGCGTCGACCGTCACCGCTGGCCGCTCGCCCGCACCGCGTCGGGTCCGCTCGTCAGCGCGGCGTCGCCGGGCTCCGCGCCACGCGGCCCGGCCCGGCCGTCGACCTCGGCGGTGGCTGCGGGGCCTCCGGCCTCCGGAGAGGCCACGTCGGCACCGGTGGGTGCCGCCCCGGCGATCGCGTGCTCGGAGGCGGGAGCCCCCGCGTCGGGAGCCCCCGCGTCGGGTGTCGCCGCGTCAGGTGTCACCCCGTCGGGCGCCACCGTGCCGGGCACGGCCGGGGTGGCGCCCGACCCCCGTCCGCGGGGGATGGTCGCGCCGCGTCGTCGTCCGCGGCGCTGCGTCGGCGCCGCTGGATCGGCCTTGCCGTATCGCTTGCCCGTCTCGTCCGGGGCGTTCGTGGCGACCACGCCGAGGCAGGTCGCGCCCACGCGCTCGAGCGCGGCCAGCGCCCCGCGCAGGTGCTGGCGGCGTGTCGAGCGCAGGCGGGTCACGAGAAGGACCCCGTCGCTGCGGCGGGCGACGAGTGCGGCATCGACGACCGGCAGCACCGGTGGGGCGTCGATGACGACGAGGTCGTACGCCTGCGCGGCGTCCTCGAGCAGCCTCTGCATCGCGGGGGAGTCAAGCAGCTGGCTGGGGTTCGGCGGGCGGTCCCCGGCTGTGAGGACGTGGAGGTTCGGCATGCCCCAGGTCTGCACGACGTCGTCGAGGCGGGCACGCCCGATGAGCACGGTCGTGAGGCCGGCGCCGCCCTCGAGGCCGAGCGCATCGGCGATCGCAGGCTTGCGGAGGTCCGCATCAACCAGGAGCACGCGGACACCCTTCTCGGCGACCGCCGACGCGAGGTTCACCGACGTCGACGTCTTCCCCTCGCCCGCCATGGCGGACGTGACGACCACGGTCCGCAGCGGGTGCCCGGTCTCGAGGTACTGGAGGTTCACCTGCAGCCGTCGGAACGCCTCGGCGCGCGGTGTGCCCGGCATGGTCCGGACCGTGGTGTACGCGGTGCGGGCCGACCGGGTGCGGACGATGGTCCCCAGGATCGGCAGCCCACCGACCCGCTCGACGTCGCCGACCGTGCGCAGCCGGGTGTCGCGGACCGTGAGCAGGAGCGCGAGCGCGACGCCGAGCACGGCGCCGGCCGCCATCCCCGACGCGGTCAGGAACCGCGTGTTCGGTTCGAAGGGGACCGCGGGCGCCACAGCAGGGGCGACGAGGGTGAGCTCGATCGCGCTCTGCCCGGTCTCGGTGCGCGGCGAGAGGTCCTGCACGGTGACGGCGAGCTGGCGCGCGACCGCGTTGGAGATCGCCGCTGCGAGGCCCGGATCCGGGTCGGTCGTCGAGATCTCGAGGATGACGGTGTTGAGCGGGTTGTTGGCGGTGACGCGCGAGCTGAGCGCCTTCGCGGTGGTGTCGAGGTCCAGCTCGTCAATGACGGGATCGAGGACGGCCGGCATGCTGGCGAGCCGGCCGAACGACGTCACGGAGTTCTGGACGAACGTCGAGCCCTGGACGAGCTCGTTGGCGGAGTTCGCCTCGTTGACGGAGGCGAAGACGCTCGCGGATGCGCGGTACGCCGGGGTGATCGACTGGGCGTAGGCCCAGGCGAGTGCTCCACCGACGACCGCGAGCACGGCGATGACGAACCACCGCTTGCGCAGGGCCAGCAGGTACTCGTCGAGCTCCATGTGGTGACGCTCCTCACGCACGACCGGCTCCGATCGTCTCACGGCCCATGTGCCACGGCGGGCGGTATGCGCCCGAATGGGTGGCTTTGGGCGGGGTGATATCCGGCACCACCCGAAGACGGTCACATCTCGTGGGCGGTCGGCCGGATGGCGCGCGTCGTCCGGGCCGACAACGTGACGGGGATGGTCGGTGTCCTGTCGGACACCGACCATCCCCGTCACGTCACTGCGGGTGCGTCACTGCTGCGGAGCCTCGAGCGGGCCGAGCCCCGTCCAGCCGTACGTCACCTCCAGCGCCTGGGCGACCTTGTCCGTCACGGCGACGGCGACGCCCTGCGCCGCCGACCTGCCGGTGGCGTTCAGGCGCAGGTCGCTGCCGACGATCGCCGAGCCCTCGACGAGCTTCGAGGACCGGTCGTTGCCGGTGGCGGCACTGAACTCGGAGAGGGTGCTGTACGACCGCAGGTTCGGCCCGTCCGTCCACTGGACGAGGCGGGACGGGTTCGCGGCGCTGGGCCGGTAGTAGAGGTTGCCGGCATAGGCCATCCCGAGGTTTGCGGCCTTCGCCCTCTCCGTGAAGTCGTGCACCTGGATCACCGAGGTGGATCCCGGCGCGGCCACGAGGACGTTGTTGCGCACCGACACGTCGCGCAGCACGTAGGGAACCTCCGGGTTGGTGCTCGTGCGCTCGTCCTGCAGCATGCGGATGGCGTAGACCCGGTTGCCGGTGAACATGTTGTTCGAGACCTCGATGACGCTGGAGTCGAAGATCTTGAGCCCGGACTCGCCGTTGCCGTGCATGTAGTTGCTGGCGACGACGATGTTCTTGCTCAACTCGATCTCGATCCCGTCCCCGCCGTTCTGGGTGAACGTGTTGTGGACGACGCGCGAGTTGCGCATGTCGATGTCGAACCACAGGCCTCGTGTCACGTTCGCCTGGAAGACCGAGTGGTCCACGGTGACGTTGGTGGAGTTGTGCAGCTTCACACCACCGGAGGCCGGCTCCGCCTTGAAGTGCTCGGAGTTGTTCCGCGCGAACAGTGACTGCGTGATCACCATGTCGTCGGTCTTGCTGCCGACGAAACCGAGCAGCCCGTTGTCCGTGACCGTGATGCGGGAGAACTTCGCGCCCTTGGCCCAGGCGTAGACGCCGATGCTCGCGTTGTCGCGGACGACGACGTTCTCCAGCGTGACGTCCGGCACCTCGGCACTCACGACACCCAGCACGGCGGCGTGGTCGCCGTAACGCTGCACGCCGATGCCGCGCAGGGTCGTGCCCGCGCCCTGGATCTGGATCGCCTTCTGGAGGACGCTGGCGCGCACCTCCTTGTTGCTGGGGTCCGTGCCGATGACGAGGCGGTCGGCCGCCCGATCGACGAAGAACGTGCCCGCAGTGACCGCGCCCGCCGAGCCGACCTGGGTCAGCTCGGTGCCGCCGACCCAGACCTGGTCGGGGTGACCGGCCATGGGGTAGGCCGGGTCGATGTAGCGGCTCGACTCGTCCTTGCCGGCGCTCAAGGAGACACGGTTGTCGAACTCGACGTCCCAGCCGCCGACCGACCAGGTGCTGCCTGACCTCTGCCAGCCGGACACGACCCGCGAGCCGTCGAACCACACCGCCTCGTTGGGCGCGGACTGGATGGTCAGAGCGCGGTAGAACGGCACCTGGACGCTCTCGTGGTACGTGCCGGCGTGCAGCACGACCGTCGAGCCGTTGGGCGCCTTCGACAGCGCCGTCGCCGCGCTGCCGTAGGGCGAGGCGGCCGAGCCGTCTCCCTTGCTGTCACCGCGCGGCTCGACGTGTACCGCGTTCGCCGGGACGGCGTACGTGGTCGTGCCCACGGCTGCCGAGCCGTAGGCGGCGGCCGGTGCGGGCGTCGGGACAGGTGCCGCGGTCGCGGTCGGCTTGGGCGTGGGCGACGGCGTCGGAGTCGCCGTCGGCTTCGCCGTGGGCGTCGCGGTGGTGGTCGGTCTCGGCGTGCTCGTCGGCTTCGGCGCGGCGCTGGCCGACGGGGTGGGGGTGGCCGACGGCGTCGTGGTCACGGGCACGAGGGTGCGCGTCAGGAGGTCGTCGAAGCGCAGCGCCATGGCTGCCGTCGAGCCGGACAGGCCACCGCGCACCGACACGGTGCCGGCCTTCGAGATCCGCTTGGAGCTCGAGTCCTCCGTGAGCACCTGCCAGCTGGGAGCGGTCGTGCCGACGGGCCACGCCCGTGCCGCGACGGAGACCGGTGAGCTGCCGGTGACCTGGAGCTCGAACCTGAACGCGGTCGAGGTCGACGTGGCGCGCTGCGGCAGGAGCTTGTCCGCCACGAGCACGACGTCACCCCCGTTGGAGCGCTCGAGCTTGAGGCTGACCTTGTTGTCCTTGCCGAAGCGCAGCGTCCCGCGGTACCCGGTCGTCGAGCCCGATCCGCGCAGCTGGAGCGTGGCGGAGGCCCCGTTGCCGGCCGTCGGCAGCTTGTCGACCGAGACGGTGACCGCCGACCGGGCGTCGGCGACCGAGGTGCCGGAGGCGACGACCTGCCCGGCGCGGCCGGGGGCGAGGGACATCTGGCCACGACCCGAGGCCACCGACGCACCGACGGCGCTGTCCGCCGAGTAGGTCTGGCCGCTCGTCGCGGTCCCCCAACCAGTGGCGACCGTCCGCGAGAAGCTGTCCTGCAGAACCGTCGACCCGAGCTCGTAGCTGGTGGCCGCTGCTGCGCCCTGTCCCGAGGCGACGAGGGTGCTGAGCCCGAACGCCGCCGTGAGACCCAGCGCGACGGTCTGCCTTACGCGGCTTCGGCGAGAACCGGACCGTTCCGGACGGCTCCGCGAGCGGTCGGGACGTCGGGCACGACGCCCAGTGGGCAGCGAGTGTGCGGCCATGGGGGGCCTCCGGGGAAAGGAGAGACTGTCCTGGGAGCCGATCGGGTGAACGACGCGTTGAGCCTCTTGGCCTACTGGTCCGTGAGTGTTCCACAGGCCTTGAGGCGCTCCGCAAGGTCTCGGACCGCCCACTGATCCCGGTCCGGAGGGTGCGAGAGGCTCGTCGAGCGGGGTCGCCGCAGTCGACGGCGTGCGCCCGAAGGGGCCCCCTCGTCGGGTCCGGGCTCACTCCCGCGGGTGGTGCCGGTCACGTGCGATTGCGCAGGTCATCCGGCGTCCTGTGACCAGCAGCCGCCACCGGGGCCGCCGCTCCCGGCCGAAGTGCCCGGGTTCTGTACGTCTGTCCATTTCAGCGAGGGGCCGAAGGCGGACAGATGTCCACGTCCCACATGTTGGACGTCAGAACGTGACCTATGTCACATAAGGACAGACGGCGCGATGTGGGACAACGAGGGATCACTCGTACGGGTGAAGAAAGTCCCCGGCCCGCGTCGGTGCCTTCCCGGCGGTCCGCCTCGCCCCCGTGCCGGACAGGCGGCCGCCCCGGTCCCTCACGGGATCACGTACTGCGAGGCGTACGCCCACGCGACCAGAGCCTGAGTCACCAGCAGGACGCCGCACAGCGCGACCACGGCGCGTTCCCGGAGTGCTTGGACCACCAGCCAGACGAGCGGGAACGCCGCCAGCAGGAACCGCGGCCGTGGGCCGACCCCGCTGTACGCGAGCATCTGGGCGAGCAGCACGAGCGTGTACGTCGCCGGTACCGCGGGGATGCGCGCACCGCGCCACACCGCCCAGGCCGCCAGCGCCAGCCAGAAGAAACCGGCCCACATCACGAGGTAGGTGTGGTCGTGCACCAGCTCGGAGAACCCCGTGACGATGTAGGCGAACTCGATCCCGAAGTCGAGCCCCTGGTGCCAGAAGCGCTCCTGGACGACGAACCACGCGTCCGGTCGCCCGGTGTGCCACCACAGGAACCCCCAGTACCCCAGCACGCCGAGAGGGGCGAGGGCGGGTGCCACCAGGCTCCGCACGTCGCGGTCGCGGCGCAGTGCCAGGAACGACGCGACGGCCGCGGCGGCGACCAGCCCGAGCGCGTTCGGACGCGTTGCCGTGGCCGCCATGGCGACGAGCCCGGCGGACGTCCAGCGGTGGCGTGCGAGCAGCAGCAGGCAGGACGCGGCGAGCACGACGAGCAGCGGGTCCGACATGAACAGGGAGAACGTCGCCGACCCGGGCATGGCGACGACCACGAGCGCGGCGAGGAACGCTGTGCGTGCGGGGAGGACGGCGCGGCCGGCGGCGTGGACCGCGAGGACGGCGACGCCACCGAGCAGCGTGTTGAGGACGACGCCGGTGGCGACCACCGGGGCGCCCGTGACGTCGGAGAGCCCTCGGACCAGCATCGGGAACAGGGGGAAGAAGGCGGCCGTGGCCAGGTGCCCCTGACCTGGCTCGGGGATGAACCCGGGGTAGCCGTGCTCGACGATCGCGACGTAGAAGGGCCCGTCCCAGGGCGCGAACGCGCGGGACCAGTCGAGGCCCTGCTGGCGGCGTGCGACCTCGACCGCGCCGAGCACCACCACCCGCGACAGGAGGTACGCGATGAGGATGAGCGCGCTGGTCCGGAGGCGCTCGCGGCGTGCGTGCGGGGCGTCGCCGTGGGGCGCCGCGGGCGCACGGACGACGGTGCCGCCCTCGGGCGGGTCGTCGGTGGGTGCGCCGCCCGCCGTCACGAGGCGCGCCCGTCTCAGCAGCTGCGTGAACATCGTCCCCCTGGCGTGCGCGACGGGGGCGGCGACGTGCTGGCGCGGCGCTGCGCGACGGAGACCCGCATCGCCCACCCCCCCGGTCAGGACGAAACCGGGGCAACCCGGTCGATCCACACTGGCAGCGGGCGGCCGCCGCGCCCACACCCGCGGCGGGTGAAACGCGCGCGCCGCGGTCGACATCCCGCGGCTCCGTAGAATGGGTGCGCTTTCCGGATCACCCCCCGGCCCCTCGGGAGGGTGGCGATCATGCTGCCCGAAGGACCCCATGGACCTCACCGGCCTCCTGCCCGCCCTCCTCGCCGACCCCGCCGCTGCCGAGGCGGTCGCATCCGTGCGCGCGCGGGGCGAGCTCGACGTCGTCGGTCCTGCCGGCGTCCGCCCCCCGCTCCTGGCGGCGCTCGCCGGCGCGCACCCGACGGTGCAGGACGGCGCCGCGGGGACCGGCCGCCCGCTCGTCGTCGTCACCGCCACGGGCCGCGACGCCGACGAGCTCGCGTCCGCGCTGCGGTGCTACCTGCCCGACGACGACGTCGCCGTGCTGCCGAGCTGGGAGACCCTGCCGCACGAGCGGCTGAGCCCGCGCTCGGACACGGTCGCGCGCCGGCTGGCCGTCTTCCGCCGCCTGGCGCACCCGGACCCGGAGCACGGCCCGTCCGGCCCGGTGCGGGTCCTCGTCATGCCCGTGCGCGCGCTGCTCCAGCCGGTCGTCGAGGGGCTGGGAGAGCTCGTCCCGGTCGAGGTGCACGCCGGTGACACGGTGGACCTCGAGGACCTCTCCCAGCGGCTGGTCGACGCGGCGTACACCCGTGTCGACATGGTCGAGCGGCGTGGGGAGTTCGCCGTGCGTGGCGGCATCCTCGACGTCTTCCCGCCGATCGAGGACCACCCGCTGCGCATCGAGCTGTGGGGCGAGGACGTCGAGGAGATCCGCTGGTTCTCCGTCGCCGACCAGCGCAGCCTCGAGGTCGCCGACCAGGGCCTGTGGGCGCCGCCGTGCCGGGAGATCCTGCTGACGGACGCGGTCCGCGCGCGGGCCGCGTCGCTGCGCGAGCAGCTGCCCGGGGCGCTGGACATGCTGGACCGGCTGGCCGAGGGCATCGCGGTCGAGGGGATGGAGTCGCTCGCGCCCGTGCTGGTCGAGCGCATGGTGCCGGTGCTGGACCTCGTGCCCGACGAGTCCCTGCTGGTGGTCGTCGACCCCGAGCGCGTGCGCCGCCGCGCGCACGACCTGGTCGCGACCACCCACGAGTTCCTCGAGGCGGCGTGGACGTCGGCCGCGGCCGGTGCCGCCGTCCCGCTCGACCTGTCCGCCGCGTCGTTCGCCTCCTTCGCGGAGGTCCGGGCGCTGGCGGCCGTCCGGTCCCTCGGCTGGTGGACGCTGTCGGGCTTCACGCTCGACGCCGACGCCGTGACGGGCGAGCAGACGCCGACGGGCGACGGCCCGGCCGCCGCGTCGGACGTGCGCACCCTGGTCGTCGCCGCGCGCGAGGTCGAGCGGTACCGCGGGGAGGTGGCCCGTGCCGTCGAGGACGTGCACCGGCTGCAGCAGCAGGGCTGGCGGCTCGTGCTCGCGACCGAAGGACACGGCCCGGCCCAGCGGATGGTCGAGCAGCTGCGCGCGGCGGACGTGCCCGCGCGGCTCGTCGCGACGGTGGACGACGAGCCGGAGGGCGGCGTCGTGCTCGTCGTCCCCGCACCCGTCGGGCCCGGCTTCGTCCACGAGGCCCTGCACCTCGCCGTGTTCAGCGAGGCCGACCTCACGGGCCGGGCGGGGTCGAGCACGCGTGACATGCGGCGGATGCCGAGCCGGCGGCGCAACGTCGTCGACCCCCTGCAGCTGCGGCCCGGTGACTTCGTCGTCCACGAGCAGCACGGTGTGGGGCGGTTCGTCGAGCTCGTGCAGCGCACGATCGGCTCCGGGGCGTCGGCCGCCACGCGCGAGTACCTGGTGGTCGAGTACGCGAGCTCGAAGAGGGGCCAGCCCGGCGACCGGCTCTACGTGCCGACCGACCAGCTCGACCAGGTCACCAAGTACGTCGGCGGCGAGGCTCCCACGCTCAACCGCATGGGCGGCTCGGACTGGCAGAAGACGAAGGGCCGCGCCCGCAAGGCGGTCAAGGAGATCGCCGCCGAGCTGATCCGCCTGTACTCGGCGCGCATGGCGACCCCCGGCCACGCGTTCGCGCCGGACACCCCGTGGCAGCGTGAGCTCGAGGACGCGTTCGCGTACGTCGAGACCCCCGACCAGCTCGCGACGATCGACGAGGTCAAGGCCGACATGGAGAAGACGGTCCCCATGGACCGGCTGGTCTGCGGCGACGTCGGCTACGGCAAGACCGAGATCGCGGTGCGGGCGGCGTTCAAGGCCGTGCAGGACGGCAAGCAGGTGGCGGTGCTCGTGCCGACCACGCTGCTGGTGCAGCAGCACCTCGACACGTTCGCGGAGCGCTACGCGCCGTACCCGGTGAACGTGAAGGCGCTGTCGCGCTTCCAGACGGCCAAGGAGTCGACGGAGGTCGTCGAAGGGCTCGCCGACGGGTCGGTCGACGTGGTCATCGGCACCCACCGCCTCATCACCGGCAGCATCCGGTTCAAGGACCTGGGCCTGGTCATCATCGACGAGGAGCAGCGCTTCGGCGTCGAGCACAAGGAGACGCTCAAGGCGCTGCGCACCAACGTCGACGTGCTCGCGATGAGCGCGACGCCGATCCCGCGGACGCTCGAGATGGCCGTGACCGGGATCCGGGAGATGTCGACGCTCGCGACCCCGCCGGAGGAGCGGCACCCCGTCCTGACGTTCGTCGGCCCGTACGACGAGAAGCAGATCTCGGCGGCGATCCGCCGTGAGCTGCTGCGCGAGGGGCAGGTGTTCTTCGTCCACAACAAGGTCGACTCGATCGAGCGCACCGCGTCGCGGCTGAACGAGCTCGTCCCCGAGGCCCGGATCGCGGTGGCCCACGGGAAGATGGGTGAGCACCGCCTCGAGCAGGTCATCGTCGACTTCTGGGAGAAGAAGTTCGACGTGCTGGTCTGCACGACGATCGTCGAGACGGGCCTGGACATCTCCAACGCCAACACCCTGATCCTCGAGCGTGCCGACCGGCTGGGGCTCTCCCAGCTGCACCAGCTGCGCGGGCGGGTGGGCCGTGGGCGCGAGCGCGCGTACGCGTACTTCCTGTACCCGCCGGAGGTGCCGCTCACGGAGACCGCGCACGACCGGCTGCAGACGATCGCCGCCCACACCGACCTGGGCGCCGGCATGGCCGTGGCCATGAAGGACCTCGAGATCCGCGGTGCGGGCAACCTGCTCGGCGGCGAGCAGTCGGGGCACATCGAGGGCGTCGGGTTCGACCTGTACGTGCGGATGGTCGGGGAGGCCGTGGCGTCGTTCCGCGGGGAGCAGACCGAGGAGCAGCCCGACGTCACGATCGAGCTGCCGGTGGACGCGCACGTCCCGCACGACTACATCGCGCACGAGCGGCTGCGCCTGGAGGCGTACCGCAAGATCGCGGCGGCGACCGACGACGCGATGCTGCGCGAGGTCCACGCCGAGCTGGTGGACCGCTACGGGCCCGTGCCGGCCGCGGTCGACAACCTTTTCGAGGTGGCGCAGTTCCGCCTGCACGCCCGGTCCGCGGGCCTGGCGGACGTCACGGCGCAGGGCCGGTTCGTGCGCTTCGCGCCGGTGTCGCTGCCGGAGTCGGCGCAGCTGCGGCTGAAGCGGCTGTACCCCGGCTCGGTCCTCAAGCCGGCGGTCCGCACGGTGCTCGTGCCGTTCCCGACGACGGCCCGCGTCGGCGGCAAGCCGCTGCACGGGCGCGAGGTGATGACGTGGGCGCGGCAGTTCATCGACGCGATCGTGCGCGGCGACGTGTCGGCGGCGGCCGCGGCGGGCACGGCGGCACGGTGACGCCCTCGTCGCACGGGGTGGGGCGGCGTGCCGGGGAGCGCCGGACCAGGGCCTACGATGGCGGCCGAGTCCAACGGAACGTGAGCGGGAGGCCCTGGTGACGGTGCGACGGACGCGAGGACGCGGACGGGTGGTGGCGGCGGTGGTCGCGGCGGGCGGTCTGCTCGTGGGGTGCTCGGGGCAGCCGGGTGCGGCGGCGGTCGTCGACGGACGCACGATCACGACGGCCGAGCTGGCGACCGCGCAGGAGGAGCTCGCGCCGATCTTCGCGGGGGCCCGTACGCAGGACGTCCTCGGGGTCATGATCACCGAGCCGATCGCCCTCGAGGTGGCGGCCGACGAGGGCGTCGGGGTCAACGACGAGCAGGCACGCGAGCTGCTGCGCACCGTCGCGGTGCAGGCGCTGGGCGAGGAGGAGGGCTCCGCGCGGGAGTTCGGGCCGGGCGCGCTCGCCGTGGCGCGGTACTCGCTCGCGATCGCCGCGCTGCAGGACCTGCCCACGGCGCAGGCCGCTGCCGACGAGTACCAGGAGCGCGTGGCCGCCGCCGACATCGAGGTCAACCCGCGGTTCGGCGAGTTCACCGACGACCTGCTCGTCGCGCCGCCCACGACACCGTCCTGGGTGGTCCCCGAGGGTGGCCGCAACGCTCCCGCGGAGGGTGCGACGCCCGCGCCCGCGCCCCGGTGACACCCTGACCGACGTGACGACGCCCGGTCCGGGCGAGGTCCCGCTCACCGCGCGGCAGGCGGCCGCGCTCGCGCGTGCCGTCGCCGTGCTGGACCGGCTGCGGTCGCCCGGGGGCTGCCCCTGGTACGCGCTGCAGACGCACGCGTCGCTCCTGCCCTACGCGGTCGAGGAGGCGCACGAGCTCGTCGAGGCGGTCGAGGCCGGCGACCGCGCCGGGTTGCGCGAGGAGCTCGGGGACGTCCTGCTCCAGGTCCTGTTCCACGCGCGGGTGGCCGCCGAGGACGAGGACGACCCGTTCGACGTGGCCGACGTGGCCGACGCGCTCGTCGCCAAGCTGGTGCGCCGCAACCCGCACGTCTTCGACGCCGACGGCGACGGGGAGATCGACGTCGCTGCCGTGCTGGAGCGCTGGGAACGGCTCAAGCGGGCCGAGAAGCCGGCGCGGACGTCGGCGCTCGACGGCGTCCCGGCCACGATGGGTGCGCTCGCGCGCGCACAGAAGCTCGTCGCGCGGGCCGACCAGGCAGGGCTGCTCGCCGCAGCCCCACCCCCGACGGCCCCGGTCGGCGACGCGGTGACCGAGGTGGCCCTGGGCGACGCGCTGCTGGGGCTCGTCGCCGCGGCCCACCGCGCGGGCGTCGACGCCGAGGCCGCACTGCGCCGTGCGACCGCGACGTGGGAGTCCGTGGCCCGCCGGGCCGAGGGCTGACAGCGGCCACCTCGGACGTCGGAGACCGGGCTCGTCTCGAAGGGTGGGACGCGAGGGCTCGGACCGGGGACTCACCTGCCCGTGCGGCCCGGGAGAATGCACCTGTGGGGGTCGAAGGTCCGACCCAGCCGCGATCGCGTCCGGTGAGGATTGACCCCGCGAGCAGGACCCACGTCCCGCTCACCGTCCCGTCGAAGGAGAGCACGCATGAGGATCGGCGTCCCGCGCGAGCAGCGCCCGGGAGAGCGGCTCGTCGCCGCGACGCCCAAGACCGTCGCCAAGCTCCGTGACCTGGGGTACGAGGTCCTCGTCGAACGTGACGCGGGCGTCGCCGCGACGTTCACCGACGAGGCCTACGCCGCCGCGGGGGCCACGCTCGCCGAGCGGGCGGACGTGCTGGCGTGCGACGTCGTCACCGCGGTGCACCTGCCGTCGGACGTCGACGCGATGCGCCCCGGCGCGACGCTCGTCGCGACCATGGCGCCCTTCGCCGACCCCGACCTGGCGGCACGCCTGGCCGGTCACGGGATCACGGCACTCGCGCTCGACGCGGTCCCGCGCATCTCCCGCGCGCAGGCGCTCGACGTGCTGTCGACGCTGTCGAACGTCGCGGGCTACCGCGCCGTGATCGAGGCGGCCGAGGAGTTCGGCGGGATGTTCACCGGTCAGGTGACCGCCGCCGGCAAGACCCCGCCCGCCAACGTCTTCGTCATCGGCGCGGGCGTCGCCGGGCTCGCCGCGCTCGGCACCGCCAGCAGCCTCGGCGCTCAGGTGCGGGCGTTCGACGTCCGACCCGAGGTCGGCGAGCAGATCGAGTCCATGGGGGCGACCTTCGTCCAGGCGGAGGGTGCCAACCAGGAGGTCTCGACGGACGGCTACGCCCGCGAGCTCACGGCGGAGCAGGAGCAGCTGACGGCCGCGATGTACGCCGAGCAGACCGCCTGGGCGAACGTCGTCGTCACCACCGCCCTCGTGCGGGGCCAGGCGCCGCGCACGATCACCAAGGACATGGTCGAGGCCATGACCCCCGGCTCGGTGATCGTCGACCTCGCCGCGTCCGGCGGCGGCAACTGCGAGCTCACC
This window harbors:
- the mfd gene encoding transcription-repair coupling factor; protein product: MDLTGLLPALLADPAAAEAVASVRARGELDVVGPAGVRPPLLAALAGAHPTVQDGAAGTGRPLVVVTATGRDADELASALRCYLPDDDVAVLPSWETLPHERLSPRSDTVARRLAVFRRLAHPDPEHGPSGPVRVLVMPVRALLQPVVEGLGELVPVEVHAGDTVDLEDLSQRLVDAAYTRVDMVERRGEFAVRGGILDVFPPIEDHPLRIELWGEDVEEIRWFSVADQRSLEVADQGLWAPPCREILLTDAVRARAASLREQLPGALDMLDRLAEGIAVEGMESLAPVLVERMVPVLDLVPDESLLVVVDPERVRRRAHDLVATTHEFLEAAWTSAAAGAAVPLDLSAASFASFAEVRALAAVRSLGWWTLSGFTLDADAVTGEQTPTGDGPAAASDVRTLVVAAREVERYRGEVARAVEDVHRLQQQGWRLVLATEGHGPAQRMVEQLRAADVPARLVATVDDEPEGGVVLVVPAPVGPGFVHEALHLAVFSEADLTGRAGSSTRDMRRMPSRRRNVVDPLQLRPGDFVVHEQHGVGRFVELVQRTIGSGASAATREYLVVEYASSKRGQPGDRLYVPTDQLDQVTKYVGGEAPTLNRMGGSDWQKTKGRARKAVKEIAAELIRLYSARMATPGHAFAPDTPWQRELEDAFAYVETPDQLATIDEVKADMEKTVPMDRLVCGDVGYGKTEIAVRAAFKAVQDGKQVAVLVPTTLLVQQHLDTFAERYAPYPVNVKALSRFQTAKESTEVVEGLADGSVDVVIGTHRLITGSIRFKDLGLVIIDEEQRFGVEHKETLKALRTNVDVLAMSATPIPRTLEMAVTGIREMSTLATPPEERHPVLTFVGPYDEKQISAAIRRELLREGQVFFVHNKVDSIERTASRLNELVPEARIAVAHGKMGEHRLEQVIVDFWEKKFDVLVCTTIVETGLDISNANTLILERADRLGLSQLHQLRGRVGRGRERAYAYFLYPPEVPLTETAHDRLQTIAAHTDLGAGMAVAMKDLEIRGAGNLLGGEQSGHIEGVGFDLYVRMVGEAVASFRGEQTEEQPDVTIELPVDAHVPHDYIAHERLRLEAYRKIAAATDDAMLREVHAELVDRYGPVPAAVDNLFEVAQFRLHARSAGLADVTAQGRFVRFAPVSLPESAQLRLKRLYPGSVLKPAVRTVLVPFPTTARVGGKPLHGREVMTWARQFIDAIVRGDVSAAAAAGTAAR
- a CDS encoding polysaccharide biosynthesis tyrosine autokinase, whose translation is MREERHHMELDEYLLALRKRWFVIAVLAVVGGALAWAYAQSITPAYRASASVFASVNEANSANELVQGSTFVQNSVTSFGRLASMPAVLDPVIDELDLDTTAKALSSRVTANNPLNTVILEISTTDPDPGLAAAISNAVARQLAVTVQDLSPRTETGQSAIELTLVAPAVAPAVPFEPNTRFLTASGMAAGAVLGVALALLLTVRDTRLRTVGDVERVGGLPILGTIVRTRSARTAYTTVRTMPGTPRAEAFRRLQVNLQYLETGHPLRTVVVTSAMAGEGKTSTSVNLASAVAEKGVRVLLVDADLRKPAIADALGLEGGAGLTTVLIGRARLDDVVQTWGMPNLHVLTAGDRPPNPSQLLDSPAMQRLLEDAAQAYDLVVIDAPPVLPVVDAALVARRSDGVLLVTRLRSTRRQHLRGALAALERVGATCLGVVATNAPDETGKRYGKADPAAPTQRRGRRRGATIPRGRGSGATPAVPGTVAPDGVTPDAATPDAGAPDAGAPASEHAIAGAAPTGADVASPEAGGPAATAEVDGRAGPRGAEPGDAALTSGPDAVRASGQR
- a CDS encoding MazG family protein — its product is MTTPGPGEVPLTARQAAALARAVAVLDRLRSPGGCPWYALQTHASLLPYAVEEAHELVEAVEAGDRAGLREELGDVLLQVLFHARVAAEDEDDPFDVADVADALVAKLVRRNPHVFDADGDGEIDVAAVLERWERLKRAEKPARTSALDGVPATMGALARAQKLVARADQAGLLAAAPPPTAPVGDAVTEVALGDALLGLVAAAHRAGVDAEAALRRATATWESVARRAEG
- a CDS encoding right-handed parallel beta-helix repeat-containing protein; its protein translation is MSLAPGRAGQVVASGTSVADARSAVTVSVDKLPTAGNGASATLQLRGSGSTTGYRGTLRFGKDNKVSLKLERSNGGDVVLVADKLLPQRATSTSTAFRFELQVTGSSPVSVAARAWPVGTTAPSWQVLTEDSSSKRISKAGTVSVRGGLSGSTAAMALRFDDLLTRTLVPVTTTPSATPTPSASAAPKPTSTPRPTTTATPTAKPTATPTPSPTPKPTATAAPVPTPAPAAAYGSAAVGTTTYAVPANAVHVEPRGDSKGDGSAASPYGSAATALSKAPNGSTVVLHAGTYHESVQVPFYRALTIQSAPNEAVWFDGSRVVSGWQRSGSTWSVGGWDVEFDNRVSLSAGKDESSRYIDPAYPMAGHPDQVWVGGTELTQVGSAGAVTAGTFFVDRAADRLVIGTDPSNKEVRASVLQKAIQIQGAGTTLRGIGVQRYGDHAAVLGVVSAEVPDVTLENVVVRDNASIGVYAWAKGAKFSRITVTDNGLLGFVGSKTDDMVITQSLFARNNSEHFKAEPASGGVKLHNSTNVTVDHSVFQANVTRGLWFDIDMRNSRVVHNTFTQNGGDGIEIELSKNIVVASNYMHGNGESGLKIFDSSVIEVSNNMFTGNRVYAIRMLQDERTSTNPEVPYVLRDVSVRNNVLVAAPGSTSVIQVHDFTERAKAANLGMAYAGNLYYRPSAANPSRLVQWTDGPNLRSYSTLSEFSAATGNDRSSKLVEGSAIVGSDLRLNATGRSAAQGVAVAVTDKVAQALEVTYGWTGLGPLEAPQQ
- a CDS encoding SurA N-terminal domain-containing protein, which translates into the protein MTVRRTRGRGRVVAAVVAAGGLLVGCSGQPGAAAVVDGRTITTAELATAQEELAPIFAGARTQDVLGVMITEPIALEVAADEGVGVNDEQARELLRTVAVQALGEEEGSAREFGPGALAVARYSLAIAALQDLPTAQAAADEYQERVAAADIEVNPRFGEFTDDLLVAPPTTPSWVVPEGGRNAPAEGATPAPAPR